Part of the Melospiza melodia melodia isolate bMelMel2 unplaced genomic scaffold, bMelMel2.pri scaffold_18, whole genome shotgun sequence genome is shown below.
TTGCTTTAGCGCAAGGCCATGATTGTGAAGAGTTCGAAAAATGTGCTGCATGGGAACGTGTTGCATGAGTCTCTCTGATCATTCTGTTTTGATTCACAGCAAGATTAGGGACATTCGAGGAGGAGTCCACaagttgaagaaaaaaaaaaaaagagctaagAATCGATGAATGGCTAAAAAGTTTAAAACTTGGGCTATGGTACAAGTGTGTCAACGCCCTATAAGATTAAAATTTGAcaaaagaattcgtaagttataagaaaaaggggggaatgaagACCCAAAACAGATAgacttcaagaaataatgagttaaaacatagaatgtgaggcatttgaagaaagcatagcattaggaaacacataaagcaataaatcagctaaagtatgaaacacaatgacaggaaagagagataggtataggggaactgatgggctaagcatgttcagagccaagatgggctaagcatgttcagagccaacaatgtcaaactgaccctaagagctttgccaagccatagggaccaagccaagtacatcgggaattgaccaaattaggaaaggagttcaaaagtttaaggaggaagactcatcaggagaccccagcccatgatgaaggcaactggaacgaccaccaagatgatcctcaaaagaggtgtccccacCCATGCTCCGCCTataccacgccccatatgaatattcatgcaaagatatgattatgtatatgatctgatgcaaTCTTAtattcaaaactgtataaaagcttgcttttgttacgggaaactcagaaatccattttgtgatttctccgacgcgtcgcaataaaatacctcctgcttatctgacttaagctgagtctcttaagcagttattctcgccttttggggcaaaattcggcatcagaaCACAAGCCGTATGAATAAGGactgagggagatggggttgttcagcctggagaaaaggagactcagaggcgACCTTATCaccctcttcaacttcctgaagggtggctgtggtgagctgggggtcagtctctttctccaggcaacaacagatagaacaagaggacacagtcccaagctgcaccaagggagacACAGGCTAGAATtcaggaggaagtttttcacacaAAGAGTGgtaatactggaatcatctacccagggaggtggtggagtcaccatccctcgatgtgtttaaaaaaagactggatgtggcacttggtgccatgatctaattgaggtgttagaacatgggatggactcgatgatcttaaaggtctcttccaacccagaaattctgtgattctgttattcatggaaccaaggatccactgtgacacttcagggcctggGGGGaccaagggccattgtgacactgcagggccaaagatccaagggactttgtgacaccaaggggtcccatggaaccaaagggacattgtgacactgggaggcctcatggaatcatggagaccattaggacactctGGGGAACCGGGCTGACAGCAAGTTGGGTGCAAGTttaatctgctggagggtaggagggctctgcacagggccctgaacaggctggatcctgggcccaaatccaacaaggtgacgttgaacaagaccaagtgccaggtcctgcactttggccacaacaacccctgcagcactacagactGGGGAccgaggggctggacagcagccaggcagaaagggacctgcagggactgatggacagcaggctggacatgaggcagcaatgTGCctgggtggccaagaaggccaatgactccaggcctggatcaggaatggtgtggccagcaggagcagggcagggattcttctcctgtgctgggcactggttgggcagcaccttgagtgctgtgtccagttctgggccatccaatttaggaaggacatggaagggctggagggtgtcaagagaagggcaataaggctgatgaggggtctggagcacaagtcctgtgaggagcgggTGAAGGCCCTGGTAGTTGTTCAAGttctccagcccttgctggccccaaggactgatggcatttgtgctccctcaggttcatgtccccacagcaacagcatgggggtgctccccctgctctgtgcaatgcaaacaggggctgctgagccagtgctgccgtgtctgtgcctgcaaggatggggcacctgtgtgagctgggggagaggccagggctgcagaggggggaagtTGTTGGCATCTctctccatgaggacgctctgggacgctgccctgggctgtccagtgcactggggatggatcagcccctgctctgctgctccttcccgtctgccccagggcccttgcagaggcCCAGCCAtactgtttgcccccagcctgccgacagccagcctggagctgctcacagggcttttctgtgccgagcattggcctgggcatgttcttgagagagcctgggcaaggagcctggagcccccagggcctgggctgaggcgtcagcgctgccccagcagtgcccatggcctgtccctgctgcagccccggcactgccacccccagggctgtgcctggccccgagagcactcaggccctgaagcaacaccagggccaccagggcagcggggcagggccatggcagcggcactggcaacaccaagtgctgctgctgctgggcacagctgctgtgccagcactgatctgcccccagctctgcacacagacattgctgctgcagctccagagaaggaaacaaaaggtcatctctacagaaaactttgctggactgtggcagtgaggagctatgttcttgatagcttcatatgaaagaaatcctttttttcatttaaaggtatcaagagcacagctcctcactgacacagtctacaggtcacagtggacgtgtggagaaacaaaatgagatatggcaaaattgattgctttcatttagggacaacattaaaaaaggtaaaaaaccaaacaaaagctccaaaatgaaaccaacaagaagtatcaagacaacttttattagaaattattttcagaaactgtccagcaatttaatgtttcttaaattgtctagtcatcagtctccagactgcagccttgagctcctggttcctcaggctgtagatgagagggttcagggctggaggcaccactgagtacagaactgtcactgccacatccagggatggggaggacatggaggggggcttcagggaggcaaaaatgccagtgctgacaaagagggagaccacggccaggtgagggaggcaggtggaaaaggctttgtgccgtccctgctcagaggggatcctcagcacagccctgaagatctgcacataggagaaaacaatgaacacaaaacaaccaaataccaaacaggcgcTAATTGCAatgagccccagttccctgagataagattttgagcaggagagcttgaggatctgtgggatttcacagaagaactggcccagggcattgccatggcacagggacagggaaaatgtattggacgtgtgcagcagagcattgagaaaggcactggcccaggcagctgctgccatgtgggcacaagctctgctgcccaggagggtcccgtagtgcaggggtttgcagatggacacatagcggtcatagcatatgacagtcaggaggaaaaactctgctgagatgaagaaataaaaaagaaagagctgagcagcacatcctatgtaggagatgtctctggtgtcccagaaggaattgtgcatggctttggggacagtggtgcagatggagcccaggtcgctgagggccaggttgagcaggaagaagaacatgggtgtgtgcagctggtggctgcaggctacggcactgatgatgaggccattgcccaggagggcagccagggagatgcccagcaagaggaagaagtgcaggagctgcagctgccgcgtgtctgccaatgccagcaggaggaagtgcctgatggagctgctgttggacatttgctggggctgaacatggggacctgttcatggagaaaggacagtgacaagtcaggagaagctgcttggagccaaaccttggccattccctgtagcctttcccactgggactcccccactcttgttcctgctctgggaaatccttcacccaggttcctgcctgagctccagttgtgctggctgagtgtgccaggagcagccaggcctgtgcatgggggccctcaaggagccatccctgccccactgccctgggtttgtggccatgtggcggagggacaagcctggataatcaggatttttcagtggaatcactcagaatggagataggcttggtagcatctgcactcctaggTTTTTAGGACATGGATTACAGGAGCTGTTTTAAGGACTTTTTTCCTACCCAcagatcattcctggctctctgaggtcagaaatccccagcattcctgctgcactcagagtttgccactgagagatgagagaggcaaaggattccctgcggctgagggaaggtgaggggctgtatgttcttgttcccagctgccctggctttgcacctttggctgcaaccagagcacagtcacactcctgggtcagcctgggataaaccagtccctgcccagagcagagggatccctgaatgtctcaccttctctcaaggtctctgggcaaggtctcagaacccccttgtgccaaggacactcacggctcccttggcaaacccagcagcatttcctcagctgtggcagctctgcccttccccgtgggacattcagggaactcccagaggctctggcacagatttgcacgccggagggcagctcagagcttggaagggcacagcaaggagatccctggctgtgcccatgatgggatctcagggatagggctcagctcattcccctttcccatggactgctttgcccacagccccacaggtgccagggaagcttggacaccccattcccattgacacacccctgcctggcaggaatgccaagggcagtgcctgactcagctgctgcaaatgccagagcctccctgagagcagcagataacagtgac
Proteins encoded:
- the LOC134433491 gene encoding olfactory receptor 14J1-like, with the translated sequence LLGSRACAHMAAAAWASAFLNALLHTSNTFSLSLCHGNALGQFFCEIPQILKLSCSKSYLRELGLIAISACLVFGCFVFIVFSYVQIFRAVLRIPSEQGRHKAFSTCLPHLAVVSLFVSTGIFASLKPPSMSSPSLDVAVTVLYSVVPPALNPLIYSLRNQELKAAVWRLMTRQFKKH